A window of the Desulfobacula toluolica Tol2 genome harbors these coding sequences:
- a CDS encoding peptidylprolyl isomerase produces MMAKASARHILVKDEAFCKELIDKIKNGEDFEKLAKEHSKCPSGRNGGDLGEFGPGQMVPEFDTVVFNEEVGIAHGPVKTNFGFHIVEITSRS; encoded by the coding sequence ATGATGGCAAAAGCCAGCGCCAGGCACATACTCGTAAAAGATGAAGCATTTTGCAAAGAACTTATTGATAAAATAAAGAATGGTGAGGACTTCGAAAAATTGGCCAAAGAACATTCAAAATGCCCTTCAGGAAGAAATGGTGGAGATCTGGGCGAATTTGGCCCAGGCCAGATGGTTCCTGAATTTGATACGGTAGTTTTCAATGAAGAAGTCGGCATAGCTCATGGACCTGTTAAAACAAATTTTGGATTTCATATCGTTGAAATCACAAGCCGCAGCTGA